From a single Glycine soja cultivar W05 chromosome 19, ASM419377v2, whole genome shotgun sequence genomic region:
- the LOC114400267 gene encoding uncharacterized protein LOC114400267 isoform X1, translated as MKEFEKRKASRNSQTKGSRRTERRENKLHQDNSSKTLNEKGTESKTPQDSRPTANNFISDSNAASENSETYENVIIHYVDDVNRSEEALAEMKVNETVANENKNEVADDRSSDLEKEQKEGNEEVSDTETVKDSVSSQGDSFTNEDERTEKALKDPKSKVKVNPSESNRGSKERSDRKTNKFQSKVSNSNQKKPMNSNKGHSKVTNKNTSSANSKTVKVPVNVSSESPEGVDEKPVQEVKELVNDESSNGAQSVGSEDESRETVNDEENDEHEDNAAAELKIEEMELRIEKLEEELREVAALEVSLYSIAPEHGSSTHKVHTPARRLSRLYIHACKHWTQKRRATIAKNTVSGLVLVAKSCGNDVSRLTFWFSNTIVLREIISQAFGNSCQASPLKRLVESNAAGKRNDGKSMALKWKGSSNGKPGNGFMPLVEDWQETGTFTFALERVESWIFSRIVESVWWQALTPYMHSPVGDSSNKPIGKLMGPALGDHNQGNFSINLWRNAFQDAFQRLCPVRAGGHECGCLPVLARMVMEQCIARLDVAMFNALLRESALEIPTDPISDPIVNSKVLPIPAGDLSFGSGAQLKNSVGNWSRWLTDMFGMDAEDCLQEDQENSENDEKQGGDGEPKSFVLLNDLSDLLMLPKDMLIDRNIRQEVCPTIILSLIIRVLCNFTPDEFCPDPVPGTVLEALNAETIIERRLSAESARSFPYVAAPVVYMAPSSANVAEKVAETEGKSHLARNVSAVQSRGYTSDEELEELDSPLTSIIDKLPSSPTVTENGKGNNHKEQGGHPTTNARYQLLREVWSM; from the exons ATGAAAGAATTTGAGAAGAGAAAAGCTTCAAGGAATAGTCAGACAAAGGGTTCAAGAAGAACCGAAAGGAGAGAGAATAAATTGCATCAAGATAATTCTTCCAAAACATTGAATGAAAAAGGAACTGAATCTAAGACACCCCAGGATAGTAGACCAActgcaaataattttataagtgaTTCAAACGCGGCCTCAGAGAATTCAGAAACTTATGAAAATGTGATTATACATTATGTGGATGATGTCAACAGGTCGGAGGAGGCACTTGCCGAGATGAAAGTTAATGAAACAGTTgctaatgaaaacaaaaatgaagtgGCTGATGATCGTTCCAGTGATTTGGAGAAAGAGCAAAAGGAAGGGAATGAAGAAGTCTCGGATACTGAGACAGTAAAGGATTCAGTATCTTCCCAAGGTGATTCTTTCACCAATGAGGATGAAAGAACAGAAAAAGCTTTAAAAGATCCTAAAAGCAAGGTTAAAGTGAATCCTTCAGAAAGCAATCGTGGATCAAAGGAGAGATCTgatagaaaaacaaataaatttcaatcaaaggTATCAAATAGCAATCAAAAGAAACCTATGAACTCAAATAAAGGGCACTCCAAAGTTACAAACAAAAATACTTCCTCAGCTAATTCCAAGACCGTGAAAGTTCCTGTAAATGTATCATCGGAATCTCCTGAAGGTGTTGATGAAAAACCTGTTCAAGAGGTCAAGGAACTTGTTAATGATGAATCCTCCAATGGTGCTCAGAGTGTAGGAAGTGAAGATGAAAGTCGTGAAACAGTTAATgatgaagaaaatgatgagCACGAGGATAATGCAGCTGCGgaattaaaaattgaagaaatggaATTAcgaattgaaaagcttgaagAGGAGCTTAGAGAAGTTGCTGCTCTTGAAGTGTCACTTTATTCTATTGCACCAGAGCATGGCAGCTCAACACACAAGGTGCACACACCTGCTCGGCGCCTTTCTAGGCTCTATATACATGCCTGTAAGCATTGGACCCAGAAAAGGCGAGCCACGATTGCCAAGAATACTGTTTCTGGTCTTGTTTTGGTTGCCAAGTCTTGTGGTAATGATGTTTCAAG GTTAACTTTCTGGTTCTCAAATACCATTGTGCTGAGAGAGATAATTTCACAAGCTTTTGGGAATTCCTGTCAAGCTAGTCCCCTTAAAAGGTTGGTCGAGTCAAATGCCGCTGGCAAGAGAAATGATGGGAAGTCTATGGCACTGAAATGGAAAGGTAGCTCCAATGGTAAACCAGGAAATGGTTTTATGCCTCTGGTTGAAGATTGGCAAGAGACAGGAACCTTTACATTTGCTTTGGAAAGAGTAGAATCGTGGATCTTTTCTCGGATAGTGGAGTCAGTGTGGTGGCAG GCTTTGACACCCTACATGCATTCTCCAGTTGGGGACTCTTCAAATAAACCCATTGGGAAGCTGATGGGACCTGCTCTTGGTGATCACAATCAAGGGAACTTTTCCATCAATCTGTGGAGAAATGCTTTCCAAGATGCTTTTCAACGACTCTGTCCTGTTCGAGCAGGAGGGCACGAATGTGGTTGTTTGCCTGTATTGGCCAGAATG GTCATGGAACAATGCATAGCTAGACTAGATGTTGCCATGTTCAATGCTCTTCTTCGGGAGTCGGCCCTTGAGATCCCGACTGATCCTATATCAGACCCTATTGTGAATTCGAAGGTTTTGCCAATTCCAGCAGGAGATTTAAGCTTTGGGTCTGGTGCACAGCTAAAAAATTCT GTTGGCAATTGGTCTAGATGGCTTACTGACATGTTTGGCATGGATGCTGAAGATTGTCTGCAAGAAGATCAGGAGAACAGTGAGAATGATGAAAAGCAAGGTGGAGACGGTGAACCTAAATCTTTTGTTCTCCTTAATGACTTGAGTGACCTTCTGATGCTACCTAAAGACATGCTTATAGATAGAAATATCAGACAGGAG GTGTGTCCAACCATCATTCTTTCATTGATTATACGGGTTCTCTGTAACTTCACTCCGGATGAGTTCTGTCCAGATCCTGTTCCAGGAACTGTCTTGGAGGCCCTGAATGCGGAG ACTATTATAGAGCGAAGATTGTCAGCAGAATCTGCAAGAAGCTTTCCCTATGTGGCTGCACCTGTTGTGTATATGGCTCCCTCTTCTGCTAATGTGGCAGAGAAAGTTGCAGAGACTGAAGGAAAGTCTCACTTGGCAAGAAATGTATCAGCTGTTCAGAGTAGAGGATATACAAGTGATGAAGAGCTAGAGGAACTTGATTCCCCTCTTACATCCATCATTGATAAGCTTCCTTCATCTCCAACAGTCACTGAAAATGGAAAAGGTAATAATCACAAAGAGCAAGGGGGCCACCCCACCACAAATGCTAGATACCAACTCCTACGTGAAGTTTGGTCCATGTGA
- the LOC114400267 gene encoding uncharacterized protein LOC114400267 isoform X2, translating to MKVNETVANENKNEVADDRSSDLEKEQKEGNEEVSDTETVKDSVSSQGDSFTNEDERTEKALKDPKSKVKVNPSESNRGSKERSDRKTNKFQSKVSNSNQKKPMNSNKGHSKVTNKNTSSANSKTVKVPVNVSSESPEGVDEKPVQEVKELVNDESSNGAQSVGSEDESRETVNDEENDEHEDNAAAELKIEEMELRIEKLEEELREVAALEVSLYSIAPEHGSSTHKVHTPARRLSRLYIHACKHWTQKRRATIAKNTVSGLVLVAKSCGNDVSRLTFWFSNTIVLREIISQAFGNSCQASPLKRLVESNAAGKRNDGKSMALKWKGSSNGKPGNGFMPLVEDWQETGTFTFALERVESWIFSRIVESVWWQALTPYMHSPVGDSSNKPIGKLMGPALGDHNQGNFSINLWRNAFQDAFQRLCPVRAGGHECGCLPVLARMVMEQCIARLDVAMFNALLRESALEIPTDPISDPIVNSKVLPIPAGDLSFGSGAQLKNSVGNWSRWLTDMFGMDAEDCLQEDQENSENDEKQGGDGEPKSFVLLNDLSDLLMLPKDMLIDRNIRQEVCPTIILSLIIRVLCNFTPDEFCPDPVPGTVLEALNAETIIERRLSAESARSFPYVAAPVVYMAPSSANVAEKVAETEGKSHLARNVSAVQSRGYTSDEELEELDSPLTSIIDKLPSSPTVTENGKGNNHKEQGGHPTTNARYQLLREVWSM from the exons ATGAAAGTTAATGAAACAGTTgctaatgaaaacaaaaatgaagtgGCTGATGATCGTTCCAGTGATTTGGAGAAAGAGCAAAAGGAAGGGAATGAAGAAGTCTCGGATACTGAGACAGTAAAGGATTCAGTATCTTCCCAAGGTGATTCTTTCACCAATGAGGATGAAAGAACAGAAAAAGCTTTAAAAGATCCTAAAAGCAAGGTTAAAGTGAATCCTTCAGAAAGCAATCGTGGATCAAAGGAGAGATCTgatagaaaaacaaataaatttcaatcaaaggTATCAAATAGCAATCAAAAGAAACCTATGAACTCAAATAAAGGGCACTCCAAAGTTACAAACAAAAATACTTCCTCAGCTAATTCCAAGACCGTGAAAGTTCCTGTAAATGTATCATCGGAATCTCCTGAAGGTGTTGATGAAAAACCTGTTCAAGAGGTCAAGGAACTTGTTAATGATGAATCCTCCAATGGTGCTCAGAGTGTAGGAAGTGAAGATGAAAGTCGTGAAACAGTTAATgatgaagaaaatgatgagCACGAGGATAATGCAGCTGCGgaattaaaaattgaagaaatggaATTAcgaattgaaaagcttgaagAGGAGCTTAGAGAAGTTGCTGCTCTTGAAGTGTCACTTTATTCTATTGCACCAGAGCATGGCAGCTCAACACACAAGGTGCACACACCTGCTCGGCGCCTTTCTAGGCTCTATATACATGCCTGTAAGCATTGGACCCAGAAAAGGCGAGCCACGATTGCCAAGAATACTGTTTCTGGTCTTGTTTTGGTTGCCAAGTCTTGTGGTAATGATGTTTCAAG GTTAACTTTCTGGTTCTCAAATACCATTGTGCTGAGAGAGATAATTTCACAAGCTTTTGGGAATTCCTGTCAAGCTAGTCCCCTTAAAAGGTTGGTCGAGTCAAATGCCGCTGGCAAGAGAAATGATGGGAAGTCTATGGCACTGAAATGGAAAGGTAGCTCCAATGGTAAACCAGGAAATGGTTTTATGCCTCTGGTTGAAGATTGGCAAGAGACAGGAACCTTTACATTTGCTTTGGAAAGAGTAGAATCGTGGATCTTTTCTCGGATAGTGGAGTCAGTGTGGTGGCAG GCTTTGACACCCTACATGCATTCTCCAGTTGGGGACTCTTCAAATAAACCCATTGGGAAGCTGATGGGACCTGCTCTTGGTGATCACAATCAAGGGAACTTTTCCATCAATCTGTGGAGAAATGCTTTCCAAGATGCTTTTCAACGACTCTGTCCTGTTCGAGCAGGAGGGCACGAATGTGGTTGTTTGCCTGTATTGGCCAGAATG GTCATGGAACAATGCATAGCTAGACTAGATGTTGCCATGTTCAATGCTCTTCTTCGGGAGTCGGCCCTTGAGATCCCGACTGATCCTATATCAGACCCTATTGTGAATTCGAAGGTTTTGCCAATTCCAGCAGGAGATTTAAGCTTTGGGTCTGGTGCACAGCTAAAAAATTCT GTTGGCAATTGGTCTAGATGGCTTACTGACATGTTTGGCATGGATGCTGAAGATTGTCTGCAAGAAGATCAGGAGAACAGTGAGAATGATGAAAAGCAAGGTGGAGACGGTGAACCTAAATCTTTTGTTCTCCTTAATGACTTGAGTGACCTTCTGATGCTACCTAAAGACATGCTTATAGATAGAAATATCAGACAGGAG GTGTGTCCAACCATCATTCTTTCATTGATTATACGGGTTCTCTGTAACTTCACTCCGGATGAGTTCTGTCCAGATCCTGTTCCAGGAACTGTCTTGGAGGCCCTGAATGCGGAG ACTATTATAGAGCGAAGATTGTCAGCAGAATCTGCAAGAAGCTTTCCCTATGTGGCTGCACCTGTTGTGTATATGGCTCCCTCTTCTGCTAATGTGGCAGAGAAAGTTGCAGAGACTGAAGGAAAGTCTCACTTGGCAAGAAATGTATCAGCTGTTCAGAGTAGAGGATATACAAGTGATGAAGAGCTAGAGGAACTTGATTCCCCTCTTACATCCATCATTGATAAGCTTCCTTCATCTCCAACAGTCACTGAAAATGGAAAAGGTAATAATCACAAAGAGCAAGGGGGCCACCCCACCACAAATGCTAGATACCAACTCCTACGTGAAGTTTGGTCCATGTGA